GAACCAAGATGAATCTTCAGAGGTTGTGAAAGAGCTAAACGGAATAGATCCATTTGTTGAAGCCatgaatttaataaaaaatggaggATCTATCTCGAAAGCAGCTGTGTTATTGGAACAATCTGTGAAAGAGAATCCACAGCACTTCGAGGCCTGGAAATGGTTAGGTCGCATTCATACTCTATTGGGAAACGAATCGCGGGTTGTTGAAGCCCTACTTGAAGCTGTCAAATTGGATTCAACCAATCTTGACTTAATGATGGATCTTGCTGTGTCTTATGTTAATCAGTCTCTAAATGTTCAGGCATTGGTTTGCTTAGAAGACTGGATAGTCAACAGTTTTCCCCAATACCGAAACAGGTTTGCAAAGATAAACGAAAGGTTTGAAGAGAAAGATTCTGCTAACGATCTCTTGAAAATGCAGATGTATTTCTTGGATGTAGCTTATGAGTTATCACTTGCTAAGAAGCGTTCCTCCAAGGTACAAGCTGGATTAGGAATAATTATGTATATGTTGAAGGAGTATGAGCGTTCTGCAGATTGTTTTCGGCAAGCTCTTCAAGACGAACCAAGTAACGAAATATTGTGGAATAAGCTTGGTGCTGCTTTAACAAAtgcagaaaaaaatactgAAGCTGTTTCTTCCTATAATCGGGCAGTATCTCTACAGCCCCAGTATGTTCGAGTTCGCTCAAACATGGCTGTTTCCAACATCAATTTAGGATACTTTGAAGATGCTGCAAAACATCTACTTGCTGCAATTGATATTATACAAAACAGTTCTACCTCAATGGAGAGCTGCGAATCAAATGAGGAACTTTGGGAAATGCTTCGCAAAGTATTTTTGATTGGATTCCAAAGTACTGATCTTGCCTCTCAGTCCTATCCTGGAGCAAACACTAGTTATATACGAGCCCAGTTAAGTGATCTCCAAGGTTGGCCCGGTGTTGAGCTCGAATAAATCTCTTAAAGCAAACGTgcttaattcatttttcatgttattatttatttggttgtttttttttttaaattttttgtctGAGGCATATCTTTTAGAGGACGTGCAAAAgctactttttttttgttgcaCAAGAAATGAGATAACTTACGCTTCAATATCTGAAGCAGAgaacaaaagtaaaagaaatcttACTCTATGCTACCAAAGTTACTATTGGTATGCAAGTTGTACCTTTCTTGACCGTTTATACAATGGAAATTAGATCTTCAGTGATTTGAAAACAGATgttattgtttacttttgtGAGAGTGCTTCTAAGCTCTTTGTAAGCACagttttttaagtaatCCAACATTGTATTTATTGACGATAATGAGACAATGTTTAGTATTAATTGTTCAATAGCATTCGCATAAAATTCGAAGTCTcacttttttgtttaatcatttgcttttataaTCTCAGTTTATTTAGATATACTGATGCGTATAATAAAGTATTTGACAATTTTCtatattttgaataatgaAACTTAGTGTACCAGCATAAAGTGCTGTATGGATATTTCTCTCTCGTAAGAACATTCTTCAACTAAGCAGGTTGAGTACCAATTTTGACCCAATTGAAATCattagttttttaataaa
This region of Schizosaccharomyces pombe strain 972h- genome assembly, chromosome: II genomic DNA includes:
- the pex5 gene encoding peroxisomal targeting signal receptor Pex5, which produces MSVEAGCSTLSNPLKKLTSTAVVNNSTPSAQYRKHLTKSQSRTYAPLQTLSEDQFTSFKNLQGNNSPLGNVVKNPVSLKTGNHTGTTTRGGSKENWVHSFSSLQQQNSKSAWTSEFSEVFLNSSENDRFRNLNQPLKQSFFGSAGLNLSSNTEIPLQSSLAIDETELAKKFEEASQISNKLEKEKDATGSKSIEELWEEHQKQLKNAGLEPASLEEYQKQWEDFLKSNNISDDPYTSSVNSFANDNLAHNKNIDPQIFQHSDTDNVVENSLQTEDVYSQNQDESSEVVKELNGIDPFVEAMNLIKNGGSISKAAVLLEQSVKENPQHFEAWKWLGRIHTLLGNESRVVEALLEAVKLDSTNLDLMMDLAVSYVNQSLNVQALVCLEDWIVNSFPQYRNRFAKINERFEEKDSANDLLKMQMYFLDVAYELSLAKKRSSKVQAGLGIIMYMLKEYERSADCFRQALQDEPSNEILWNKLGAALTNAEKNTEAVSSYNRAVSLQPQYVRVRSNMAVSNINLGYFEDAAKHLLAAIDIIQNSSTSMESCESNEELWEMLRKVFLIGFQSTDLASQSYPGANTSYIRAQLSDLQGWPGVELE